From Pagrus major chromosome 6, Pma_NU_1.0, one genomic window encodes:
- the prok2 gene encoding prokineticin-2: MRSFCLLLFSLLLVSNGSSAVITGACEKDSQCGGGMCCAVSLWIRSLRMCTPMGQEGEDCHPMSHSVPFFGKRLHHTCPCLPNLSCITIEEGRSKCLSPNKYPDYYL; encoded by the exons ATGAGGTCCTTCTGCCTactgctcttctccctgttGTTGGTGTCCAACGGATCTTCAGCCGTCATCACGGGG gcCTGTGAGAAGGACTCTCAGTGTGGAGGGGGGATGTGTTGTGCGGTCAGTTTGTGGATCCGCAGCCTGCGTATGTGCACGCCCATGGGGCAGGAAGGAGAGGACTGTCACCCTATGAGCCACTCG GTTCCTTTCTTTGGGAAAAGACTCCACCATACCTGCCCCTGTCTGCCCAACCTGTCGTGTATCACCATAGAGGAGGGCAGATCCAAATGTCTGTCACCAAACAAGTATCCAGACTACTACCTCTGA